The Chloroflexaceae bacterium genome segment GGATGACGGATCGCTGCATAGTCTATCACGAGGACCGCGAATGGTCACGCGATGCCGATGGTGACGGGCGGCGACCTTCCGATGCATACGCCTGCCCGGCCCGCGCGAATGAACAGTGCATGTCCAGAAAGCGATAACGCGGGCCGGGTCAGGCGCAGCGCGTGGTCTGGAGTTGGGCGCTGAAAACTCACTCGACCAGCTTTGCCTCTATGAACTTCCGCGTACCATCCGCGATCTCCTTTGGCAGACGGTACAGCCGCACGAGGTGGTTCCTGCCCGGCAGAGCAGAATCCAAAGGGCAGCGGTCATCTGCACGGTCTGGCGTGCTTCGAGATAGAACTTCAACGCACAAGGGTAGTAGCTGCGTGAGTGTCTGTGAGCGCGGGGGGCGTCTTCGGCGGTCTTGTGAAAAAACGAGCCTGGGGCTGGCCCCCAAAGACGAGGGCGTAGCCCCGCTGAACGCTCCCGCGGATAGCCCGGCTCAGATGAGTTCCCGCGCCAGATCGTCGAGGAACTCGCTAATGATCGGCCGTTGCAGCTCAACGTCAATAAGGAAGGCGTCGTGCCCGGCGTTGCTGGGCAGGTCCAGGTGTTCGACGGGGCGGCCCTGGCGGGTCAGGGCGTCGGCGATGGCGCGCGACTCGGCGGTGGGGTAGAGCCAGTCGCTGGTGAAGGAGAGGATCAACGTCGGTCCCTGCACACGGGCCATGGCCGCGTCGAGCGAGCCGTAGCGCGCGGGCAGGTCCCAGTAGTCCATGGCCTTGGTGATGTAGAGGTAGGAGTTGGCGTCGAAGCGAGCGTTGAAACTTTCACCTTGATATTCAAGGTAGCTTTCGATCGCGAATTCCTGTTCCAGGCTGAAGGCGAAATCACTGCCCCTCTGGAGGCGGCGCCCGAACTTGGCTTCGAGCGAGGGTTCGCTGAGGTAGGTGACATGGCCGATCATACGGGCCACCGCCAGGCCGTCGCAGGGCGGCTCTCCGCCGTAGTAATCGCCGCCGCGCCAGCGGGGGTCGCTCATGATCGCCCGGCGCCCGATGCTGTTCCAGGCGATGGTCTGGGGGCTGGAGCGGGCGCTGGTGGCGAGGAGGACGGAACCGCCGACGCGCTCGGGGTAGGCGGTGGCCCATTCAAGGGCCTGAAAGCCGCCCATGGAGCCGCCGGCCACGGCCAGGAGCCGGGTGATGCCCAGGGCATCAATCAGGCGGGTCTGGGCGCGCACCATATCGCCGATGGTGATCACCGGGAAGCGCGCGCCGAAGGGCCGCCCGGTGTAGGGGTTGCGGCTCGAGGGACCCGTGGACCCCTGGCAGCCGCCGATCACATTCGAGCAGATCACAAAGTAGCGATCAGTATCGAACGGTCGCCCCGGACCCACCATAGCGTCCCACCAGCCCGGCTTGCGGTCGCTGGGGCTGTGGCGTCCGGCGGCGTGCGCGTCGCCTGAGAGGGCATGGAGCAGAAGAATGGCGTTGCTGCGCTCGGGGTTTAGTTCACCGTAGGTTTCGAACGCCAGGGTGACCGGCGACAGGGTCGCGCCGCTATCCAGCGGCAGCGGTTCGGTCCAGGTCAGATACTGGCGGTGGACGATGCCGACGCCTTCGGGCGCGTAATGTGTCTGTGGTGCGGTCATAGCTCTCGCGGCGCGGCGGGCAGGGGCGCTGCCCCTGCCCGCGGCATGAACAGTCATACGCGACTCAGAGCCTGCTCCAGGTCGGCGATGATGTCGTCAATGGTCTCGATGCCGATCGAAAGGCGCACGTAGTCCTCGGTGACGCCGGTGAGGGCCTGCTCTTCGGGGGTGAGCTGGCTGTGGGTGGTGCTGGCGGGATGAATGGCCAGGCTCTTGGCGTCGCCGATGTTGGCGAGGTGCGAGAAGAGCTTCAGGCTGTTGATGAACTTCTTCCCCGCCTCCAGGCCGCCCTCAATGCCGAAGCCCACGATGCCGCTCTGCCCGCGGGGCAGGTACTTCTGGGCCAGTTCGTAGCTGGGATGGCTGGGGAGACCGGGGTAGTTCACCCAGGCGACCTTAGGGTGTTCGCTGAGGTAGCGAGCCACGGCGAGGGCGTTCTGGCTATGGCGCTCCATGCGCAGCGGCAGGGTTTCGAGGCCCTGCAGCAGCAGGAAGGAGTTGAAGGGGCTGATCGCCGCGCCGATGTCGCGCAGGAGCTGCACACGCACCTTGATGATATACGCCAGGTTTCCCAGGGCCTGAGTGTAGACCAGACCGTGGTAGCTCGGGTCAGGCGTAGTGAACTCGGGATAGCGCCCGTTGGCCCAGTCAAACTTCCCTCCGTCCACGATGACGCCGCCGATGCTGGTGCCATGCCCCCCCAGGTATTTGGTAGCCGAGTGAATGACGATATCGGCGCCGTGCTTGAGCGGCTGCCAGAGGTAGGGCGTAACGGTCGTGGCGTCAACGATCACCGCCACGCCGGCCTCGTGGGCCACGGCAGCGATGCGTTCCAGGTCGAGCACGTCGAGTTTGGGATTGCCCACCAGTTCGAGAAAAAAGGCCCTGGTGCGATCATCAATCGCGGCGCGGAAGCCCTCGATGTCGCGCCCGTCCACGAAGCGGGTGGTGATGCCGATCTTAGGCAAGGTATGGCGGAAGAGGTTATAGGTGCCGCCGTAGAGATCGGTCGAGGAGACGATGTTGTCGCCAGCGCCGGCGAGATTGAGGATGGCCAGGGTCTCGGCGGCCTGCCCCGAGGCCAGGGCCAGGGCGCCGACGCCGCCTTCGAGGGCGGCCATGCGCCGCTCGAAGACGTCGGTGGTCGGGTTCATGATCCGGGTGTAGATGTTCCCGAACTCCTGAAGCCCGAAGAGCCGGGCGGCGTGGTCGGTGTCCTGGAACTGGTACGAAGTGGTCTGGTAGATCGGCACGGCACGAGCGCCGGTGGTCGGGTCGGGAACCTGCCCGCCGTGGAGGGCCAGGGTCTCGAAGCCGGTGAACTGGGGGGCGTCAGTCATGTCGGTGGTGCTCCTGGTTCTGGTGATCTTTGCACTTCGTGGCGTATGTTCCTGTAAGCCTGGGCGGATGCACGGGGTGTCTGGTTGCAATCTGCACAGGCGCGGCCATCCCGGTCCCCGCGCGCAACCCTCCGGGTTGCGCGCTGCGTTGCCTGCCCGGTCGTAGTTACAAAAAGGCCCTCATCGGCGTTCGATGAGGGCAGACACTCGCGATACAGGGTATGGATCGCCTGGCGTGCCGCTCATCTTCCAGATTCTTCTGCCGGAATTGGCACCGTACCGGAGCATCGGAGCGACTTCATCGTCACCTGACGCTTCCAGTGGTTGCCGCGGTTTCACAGGGCCGGTCCCTCCACCGCTCTGGATGAGCTGCGCGTCTGGTTGGGTATGTGCTTTCTCTGATAATAGCAGACCGGGGTGAGGCTTGTCAAGTACTTGAGTAAACGAATGTTAACGCTTAAGAAATCCGGTTTCGTGGCGCGGTCCCGGGCGCGCCCCGGGAGACGCGGAGGACCGCGCCGTCCGCAATCCGTGGGGAGGCTCTGCCTCCCCACGCCCCTCCACCGGGGGCTGTTTTTCGCGCCATTCCCGCCACCTCAGGCGGCGTCGAAGACGGCGTCCACGCTGACGGTGAAGGCGGGGATCAGCCGGGAGACGGCCTGCTGGCCGCGCCGGAACACGCCGTGCTCGGCGTAGCTCTCGCCCGCCAGAGCGAGGACAGCGATCGTCTCGTCGATCGGATTGACGATCCAGTATTCGGGGATGCGGGCCTCGGCGTAATCGGCGCGCTTGACCACCGTGTCGCGCTCGGGGTCGTCGGGGCTGACGATTTCGAGCACCAGGTCGGCGCCCAGCCAGCAGGCCTCCTGGTTGCGCGGATCGTTGCGATCAAGCAGCAACAGCAGGTCGGGCTCGCGGAACTTCTCGGGGCGGATCCGCAAGCGCAGCGGGGCGAAGAGAACCTCGCCGCCCATTGGCCGAATGACCTCCAGCAGCAAGGCGTAGAGGAAGGCGAGGATGCGCTGGTGTTTGCGCGTGGGCATCGGCAGCAGCTCGAGTACGCCGTCGGTCAACTCGATTAAATGGTTGGTCTGGTCGGTCAGGCGCAGGTACATCTCGGCCGTCCAGAGTCCCTGCAGGGGGGCCAGATCCAGTTCCGTGCCCGAGCGGGGCCAGACCAGCCGGACCATAGGGGCTTCGGTTGAGCGGCTCATGGTGACCATCCGTGGCGCGCGATAGGGTGCAGAGCGAGTCCGGGCGGGCGACGAACCCCCGGGAACGCTCGTTCCCCGGTCGTTCAGCGGAGAGTGGGGAAACCCCGGTTTCCCCACGCCCCTGCCTGCGGAGTTATGTGCATTGTAGCACGGGCCTCCGCCCCTCCCGGTCGCACCCGCCAGTGGCGAGACGCCGAGTCGCTACGCCCCGGACACGTAGCTCTCCACGCGCAGCGAGATGGTTTTCGAACTGCCGTCATCGCCCATGCTGACGCCGTAGAGCGTATCGGCAACCTCGATGGTGCCGCGGTTGTGGGTGATGAGGATGAACTGGGTGCGGGCGCTGAGGCGCCGCAGGGCGTCGCGGAAGCGGCCGATGTTGGTTTCGTCGAGGGCGGCGTCGGTTTCGTCGAGGATGCAGAAGGGGCTGGGGTTGACGCTAAGGATGGCAAACAGCAGCGCCGCGGCGGTAAGGGCGCGCTCGCCGCCGGAGAGGAGGGAGATGTTCTGCTGCTTCTTGCCGGGGGGGCGCACGATGATCTCGACACCCGGGGGGCGCGCCTCGGCCACCCGGTCCTCGCCCTCGGCGACAGGTTCGCCGCCTTCGCCGCCGGTCAGCACGAGGGTAGCCGAGCCGCCGCCGAAGAGTTCGACGAAGCAGCGCTCGAACTCGGCAGCCACAGCGTGGAAGGTGGCGATGAAGCGGTTGTGCATCACCCGGTCGAGTTCGCCGATCAGCTCCATCAGGGTGGCGCGAGCCTCGCGCAAGTCTTCGATCTGCGCCCGCAGGTGGCGCTGGCGCTCGGCAGTCTCGTCGTACTCTTCCAGCGCCAGCGGGTTGACCGGTCCGAGACGCAGGATGCGCGCCTTGAGGGCCTCGATGTCGCGTTGCAGGGCTTCAATCGGGACGGAGGCATCCTGTTCCGGTTCGGCTGCGTCGCCGGCCAGGGCGGGCGCGGGGTCAAGCTCTACACCATCGGCAGCAGCGCGTTCGATGAGGGCCTCCTGGCGGTCCTGGGCGCGCTGGGCCTCCAGGGCGGCGCGGCTGTGGGCGCTTTCCCGCTCCAGCAGGGCGGCGGTGGCGGCAGCTTCGCGCTGTTCCAGATCGGCGAGGCGCGTCTCTTCTTCACGCAGCTCGGCTTCGGCGGGATCAATGCGCGCCCGCAGGGCGTCTATCGCGGTCAGAAGGGCGGCATGTTCGGCTTCGCGGCGGGCGTGGGCGACGCCAAGTTCGGCGCGTTCGGCTTGCAGGGCGGCGCCGGCCTCGGCAAAGTCCTGTTCCTGGCGCGCCAGCAACTCCAGGCTCTGGGCATGGGCGGCGCACAGTTGCTCGGCGGCGCCAAGCCGGCCCTCGGCGGCGTTGGCTTCGGCGCGCAGGGCCGCCAGACGCTCCTGGGCGGCACGGTCCTCCCCCGCGGCCTGCTCCTGGCGCGCCCGGGCCTCGGCCAGCGCGGCCTCGGCGGCGCGGGCGGCCGCTTCGGCAGCCTGAAGGCGCGCAGCAGCTTCCTGATGCTCCTTGGCCAGGGCGGCGCGCTCGTCGGCCAGAGCGGCGCGCCGCCGGGCGGCCCACTCCTGTTCCTGCCCGGCCCGCGCCAGGTCGTGACGGGCATGCTCAAGGCCGGCCCGGGCGGCCTCGACCTGGCGCTGGCGCTCGCGGGCGAGGGCTTCCAGGTCGCGCAGGCGCGTGGTGTGGGCTTGAAGCCTGGCATCCAGTTCGGCCATGCGGGCGCCGGCGCGCTCCAGGTCGGCCCGGGCGGCGGCAACCAGAGCGGGCAGTTCGCGCAGTTCGCGTTCGCGGCGCAGCGTGCCGCTCTCCTTCGCCTGCGCGCCGCCGGTTACCGCGCCGCCGCTGCTCACCTGCTCGCCGTCGAGGGTGACGATCGTCCAGCCGCTGCCGATGCGCCGCAGTTCGGCGCGGGCGGCGGGCAGGTCGCGCACGATCAGCACGCGCCCGAGGAGCTGGCGCACCACGGAGGTGTAGCGCTGGTCATACTCCACCAGATCGGCGGCGACGCCGAGCACATCCGAATTGTCCGACGACCTGGGAGGGAGGGGAGCATGCTCGCGGGTGACGAGGCTGTCCAGGGGCAGAAAGGTCGCCCGTCCGGCGCCGGAACGCTTCAGTTCGGCGATGGCGGCCTCGGCGTCTTCCCAGCGTTCTACCACGATGTTTTGCAGGCGGGCGCCGAGGGCCGCTTCGATGGCCGTTTCGAGGCCGGCAGGGGGGCGAATGAGGGACTGCACCAGGGCGAAGCCGGAGCGTCCGGTGCGTTCGGCCCACTGCATAGCAGCGCGGGGGCCGGCGAAGACGCCGGTGTAGGCGCGGGACAAACGTTCGAGCGATTCGAGACGCGCCTCGGCGTCGGTCAGAGCGCGCCAGGCGGCGGCGCGGGCCTCCTCGGCCCGCGTGCGGCCGGCGCGCAGGTCGTCGAGTTCGGCGCGGGCGGCCTGGAGAGCGGCAGCGGCGCTCTGATAGGCCGCTTCAGTCTCCTCCAGCGCGACGCGGGCCTGCTCGACACGCTCGGCGGCGGCGGCGCGCTGGCCGGCGGCCCCGG includes the following:
- a CDS encoding Uma2 family endonuclease; this translates as MSRSTEAPMVRLVWPRSGTELDLAPLQGLWTAEMYLRLTDQTNHLIELTDGVLELLPMPTRKHQRILAFLYALLLEVIRPMGGEVLFAPLRLRIRPEKFREPDLLLLLDRNDPRNQEACWLGADLVLEIVSPDDPERDTVVKRADYAEARIPEYWIVNPIDETIAVLALAGESYAEHGVFRRGQQAVSRLIPAFTVSVDAVFDAA
- a CDS encoding homoserine O-acetyltransferase, encoding MTAPQTHYAPEGVGIVHRQYLTWTEPLPLDSGATLSPVTLAFETYGELNPERSNAILLLHALSGDAHAAGRHSPSDRKPGWWDAMVGPGRPFDTDRYFVICSNVIGGCQGSTGPSSRNPYTGRPFGARFPVITIGDMVRAQTRLIDALGITRLLAVAGGSMGGFQALEWATAYPERVGGSVLLATSARSSPQTIAWNSIGRRAIMSDPRWRGGDYYGGEPPCDGLAVARMIGHVTYLSEPSLEAKFGRRLQRGSDFAFSLEQEFAIESYLEYQGESFNARFDANSYLYITKAMDYWDLPARYGSLDAAMARVQGPTLILSFTSDWLYPTAESRAIADALTRQGRPVEHLDLPSNAGHDAFLIDVELQRPIISEFLDDLARELI
- the smc gene encoding chromosome segregation protein SMC, with protein sequence MYLKRLEIQGFKTFATRTVLEFRPGVTAIVGPNGSGKCLAGHSLVLLADGREIPIRDIVERALAMSTTVEMLDDGWVSRQNPEQLRVLSLSPATFRLEPRSIAGFVKRQAPDKMLYIRTRTGREVTVTPYHPLFTLRRGRLHALHADELEVGVRIALSGAGALIVPRSLSTTTNPNLDIIPGVTPQIRSVLKQAGISVQRHRAGCPKMAAYAEGRCEASRAGLLEVLDVIEAACAQPSTVTRQLARLRALATSDVFWDEIVAIESLPPPEPWVYDLSIAETHNFVAEQVIVHNSNLADAVRWVLGEQSLATLRCKRSEELIYAGGGRRPPAGLAEVSLTIDNSDRLLPLDFDEVTITRRATRAGDNEYFINRARVRLRDVLEATEPLGGSYTLINQGLVDAALTLRPEERRRLFEDAAEIGGFEARKAEALRRLRETESNLNRLDDLLAELEPRLRSLKRQAAQARQHRELSAELHQLYQQFYARQWRAACALSARARAELDRLDAELARARAAQAGVAAELQVLRGALRARRDDLGALHQQSSDLHRQAEALQRDLAVGAERVAALTRRGEDLERQRNALALRRQQLEEQQALAAAEAARARTDLHTRRQALAAAEAELAARAAADRAHLAALRQAQDAALQAARAMTEQRARVEQLAASLERLARESADLDAVVTGAAGQRAAAAERVEQARVALEETEAAYQSAAAALQAARAELDDLRAGRTRAEEARAAAWRALTDAEARLESLERLSRAYTGVFAGPRAAMQWAERTGRSGFALVQSLIRPPAGLETAIEAALGARLQNIVVERWEDAEAAIAELKRSGAGRATFLPLDSLVTREHAPLPPRSSDNSDVLGVAADLVEYDQRYTSVVRQLLGRVLIVRDLPAARAELRRIGSGWTIVTLDGEQVSSGGAVTGGAQAKESGTLRRERELRELPALVAAARADLERAGARMAELDARLQAHTTRLRDLEALARERQRQVEAARAGLEHARHDLARAGQEQEWAARRRAALADERAALAKEHQEAAARLQAAEAAARAAEAALAEARARQEQAAGEDRAAQERLAALRAEANAAEGRLGAAEQLCAAHAQSLELLARQEQDFAEAGAALQAERAELGVAHARREAEHAALLTAIDALRARIDPAEAELREEETRLADLEQREAAATAALLERESAHSRAALEAQRAQDRQEALIERAAADGVELDPAPALAGDAAEPEQDASVPIEALQRDIEALKARILRLGPVNPLALEEYDETAERQRHLRAQIEDLREARATLMELIGELDRVMHNRFIATFHAVAAEFERCFVELFGGGSATLVLTGGEGGEPVAEGEDRVAEARPPGVEIIVRPPGKKQQNISLLSGGERALTAAALLFAILSVNPSPFCILDETDAALDETNIGRFRDALRRLSARTQFILITHNRGTIEVADTLYGVSMGDDGSSKTISLRVESYVSGA
- a CDS encoding homocysteine synthase; amino-acid sequence: MTDAPQFTGFETLALHGGQVPDPTTGARAVPIYQTTSYQFQDTDHAARLFGLQEFGNIYTRIMNPTTDVFERRMAALEGGVGALALASGQAAETLAILNLAGAGDNIVSSTDLYGGTYNLFRHTLPKIGITTRFVDGRDIEGFRAAIDDRTRAFFLELVGNPKLDVLDLERIAAVAHEAGVAVIVDATTVTPYLWQPLKHGADIVIHSATKYLGGHGTSIGGVIVDGGKFDWANGRYPEFTTPDPSYHGLVYTQALGNLAYIIKVRVQLLRDIGAAISPFNSFLLLQGLETLPLRMERHSQNALAVARYLSEHPKVAWVNYPGLPSHPSYELAQKYLPRGQSGIVGFGIEGGLEAGKKFINSLKLFSHLANIGDAKSLAIHPASTTHSQLTPEEQALTGVTEDYVRLSIGIETIDDIIADLEQALSRV